The region TTATAGGCAAACGAAGTAACTAATTCTGTCCTTAAAGAAAGTGTTTTTATGTAATCGGAATATCTAAATGAAAAATTAGTTGTTTCTTTTTTTAAATTATAAAAAACATTTTTAATTTCTGTAAAATACGCATCAATATAAAGCTTCTGCATAAAAAAAGACCTGTTTACAAAATGTGAAACTAAAAAATTATAACTTTTTTCATTACTTAAATTTAACTTTATAAACCCAAATGTATATTTTTCATTTTTTTGAAAATCAAGATTAGGTTCATTAGAATAATAAATTCTATTGGTTTGTATTATTCTATTTTCAAATATATTCTCGTCAGATATTGTCGAAATAGTATTTTCATAATTAAAATAATATTTATTTGAATTATTTTTATACTCCACTCTTATTTTAGGCTGATATCTAAAAAAATTGTTTTTCTTTTCATCTATCTTCAAATAATAATTAGAAAAAATTGAGTTATAACTAAATTGAATTTTTTTCAATTCATATTTTAAGTTAATTTCTGTATTAAAATTTTCGTTATTAAAATTAGAATGATTTATAAAATCATTATTTACTGATTTATAGAACACTTTTTTTCTATTATAAATAACAAAAAAACTATAGTTTAATTTATTTTTCTTCCCCAAAAACAAAAAATCATAAACTTGTAATTTTTTGTTATATTCACTTAGTTGATTTTTTGTTTCATCTAAATAATTATGCAAGTATTGAGGTGTATCATTCAAAAAATGATAGGCATTAATTTGCAGAAAATTAAAATTATCTAGTTTTATCGACCAAGATACTTTATTAGATGTAAAATTGTTACTTGTCTTTACATTATTATTTGAAAGCAGATTATTATTTTTTATAAAATTATTAGAATTTTTTTCTTTCTCAAATAAGTTATTAGAATAAAATTCAATGTTCATATTATTTGAAATTCTATATGTAAATTCTGGGTTAAAACGAAAAATACTTATTTTATTTAATGCAGTATTTTGGTCTTTTAGTTCTAAATTGGCATTATTTGAAAAAACTAATTGTGAATTAAATTGTATAGAATTAATCTTATCATTTAAAAAATCTAGATTAATTTTTAAATTAGTCTTTTTAGTTAATTTAAACAGGTTATTGTATGAAAAATAATATTGACAATTATTATTATATCTTAAAGGATCAATATTAGGACTAAAAATTTTAGACTCAAATAGTTTTGTTGATTTTAAATCTTTATTTTCTATATATTCAATACCACTTTTTAGTATATTATATTTAAACGAATCGTCTGTTCTGCCAATATTATTTAGGTTTAAAGTTGAAAAACTTTTTGATTTACTCGACAATTGAATAATATAATTATTTGAATAATAGTGTTCTTTATCTTTAAAACTTGAACCAATTAAATTTGACAATTCTCCTATCCATTGATTTTTATTTTTCTTAAATTGTAAATTCAATGCTGTTTTACCATTTTTATCAATTCCTTTTAACAGGGGATTTAATGAGAAATTTTCAATAGCCTCTACCTTATCAATCATTTCTACATTTATATTCTTAGAAGCAATCTTATAATTGTCTCCCAGTATATTATCACCATCTAGATTGATAGTTTCAATTTTAACTCCTTTGTATGATATGACTCCTTTATCATCAACTTCTATTCCTGGCATTTTTTTTAAAACATCTTCAATTTTTTTATCACCAGCAGTAGTATAGTGTTTAACATCAAAAGATACCGTGTCTTTTTTTACTTTAAAAGGCAGTGATTTTTTTACAACTACTTCTTCTATTACTTTTTCATCTTTTAAAAAAAGCATTTGATCAATTAAAACTTCTTCATTTAAGTCAATATTTTGAAGAGTAACATTAACACTTTTATAATTTGTCGAACTTATTTCAAGAATAACACTTTGAAAAATATTTTTAGTTTTATACTTAGTTTCTCCAAACTTAATTCTTGTATATTCAATAATCTTATTTGTTTGAACATCTTTAAAAATCACATTAATATATTGTCCATTTCCTCTGTCTTTTTTAATTTTAAAACTAAATGTTTGAGAAAAGCTGTAATTTAAAAAAAAGAGTCCTACAGTAAGTGAGTAAAAAAATATTTTATTCATATTTTCTCTCATAATTTAACCCTAAATCTTCTATAGTTTTTAGTCCGGCAGATTTTTTATAAGAAGTTAAGTATGGATTTGCTGATTTTGCTCTTTTAAAATGTTCTCTCTCTTCGTTTAATATAACATTTTTCAAATCTTTAAACCATATAAACTTTTTATTCTCAAAAGGATTTTTAATTATTGAAACATAGTTTGGATTAATCTTTATAGAAATTGGGTTGATATCAATAAAACCATCTATTGAATATATTTTTACAATAAAGCCTGGTAAACCGTCAAATTTCCATGGACCACCAAAATTTGCAATCTCATTTGAATAATAAGCAACATAATCTCTTCCTCTAAATCTTGTTTTTGCTTTTTTACAATGAAAATTTAATATTATAGTATCATTAACATCTTCTAAAAATTCCCATTTAAAAATGTCCAAACTATCTTTAATTACTTTATGGTTTTCTTTGAAATTATCTGGAGTTGAAACAAACATTTGATTTTCAGAATATGATTTAAAAATTTTTTCTTCTGATATTCTAACAAATCTTGGAAAATCTTGATTTTTATAAACATAACTTACTACAGAATCATTTATTCCTCCAAAATCAAAATCTGTATGATTTTCAATTTGTGTAATATCTTTTATATCTTTTACTTTTGCTAAGGATTTATCATCTTCCATTATCAATTGATATTTCAAATTTAAGTCATCTGAAGGCCTATTTATTTTTTGAGAATATTCAAAAATTATTTGTTGTGCAAAAATTGAATTACAAAAAAAGTAAAAGACGAATATTATTTTTGTTTTCATGATTATTTTAATTTCTGACATTAATTGATAAAAGGCTAGAATATTAAAAGATTCCAGCCTTATGATTTCCGATTTGTTAAACATTATAACAAATCAATTTTAATTAGTTTCCACAAGTTGCATAAAACTGACAACCCGCCGCGTAACATCCATTCATAGCTCCTCCCCTACAGAAAAAACAACTATATTCATATGCTTCAAATTCACCATCAACTTGAATATAACAAGTAACGACTTTTAATTCTTCATTTTCAACTTTTGCCTTAGCTTCAACTGTTGCCTTCTCATTTAAAGTAACAGTCATTTTTTTCTCCCCTGTGTTAGCAAATGTTAGCATACTTGTTAATGTAAAAAGTAACACAAATAATAATTTTTATAAATTTTTATTTATACAATATTTTCTTGCAAATAAATAAAAAACAGATGAAATATAAAAATTTTTTCTTACAAAATTTTATTTTCTACATAACTATATAATTTTCATTTTTTTATACAACTATTTTTACAATTTTAAACATAATCTAACATTTCATTAAAATTTAGTTTAAATTTTAAATAATATCTTTAATAATGTATTTTTGTACTTTACCATTCAAGAATCGAATAATGGCAACCAAAAAACCAATTTCAAAAACAAAACCTACATCAAGAAATAACAAATCTAATTCAGGTAAAAGCACATGGAAATCAAAACTATGGCGCTTTACTTGGAAGTTTGCATTGTGGTTTAACATCATCAGTTTATTTTTTGTATTGCTATATAAATTTGTTCCTGTTCCATTTACACCCTTAATGGTTATTCGTTATTTTGAAAATTCTGCAGCAGGAAAAGATATTGAAACGCAACATGATTGGGTACCCATCGAAGAGATTTCAAAAAATTTACAAAAAGCCGTTATTGCTAGTGAAGACGGTAATTTTTGCAAACACAGTGGTTTCGATTTTAAAGCCATGCAAAAAGCGGCCACTGGAAATTTTAAAGGTAAAAAATTAAAAGGAGGAAGTACCATTTCACAGCAAACCGCTAAAAATGTGTTTTTGTGGCAAGGGAGAAGTTATTTTAGAAAAGCTTTAGAAGCCTATTATACCGTTCTAATAGAATTAATTTGGGGGAAAGAGCGCATCATGGAAGTCTATTTAAACAGTATTGAAATGGGTGATGGGGTTTATGGTGCACAAGCTGCTTGTAAACATTGGTACAATAAAGATTGTAAAAGTTTAACTCGAATGCAAGCCGCAGGAATCGCTGCAATTCTTCCTAATCCCAGAAAGTTTAAACCCGTAAATTCTTCCGCTTACATTACAAAAAAACAAAGAAGAATTGCTCAATATATTTTATTAACTAAACTCAACTACTAAACATGAATAAAACCGTATTAATAACAGGATCTTGTGGCGGAATTGGCAAACAAACGGCACTGCATTTTGCAAGTAGAAACTGGACTGTTATTGCTACTATGCATGTATGTAAAGAAATTGAAGAATTTAAAGGTATTTCAAATATTTATACTTACGGATTAGACGTAACCTCAACCGAAAGTATTGAAAGTGCAAAAAATGAAATTCTTAAAAACCATAAAAGAATTGACACCATTATTAACAATGCGGGTGTAGGTTACAGAAGTTTTGTTGAGCTTTCAGAAGATGAAAAAATCAACATGATTGTTAATGTAAATTGGCTTGGAGTAGTGAAAATTTGTCGCGCTTTTATTCCTATTTTAAGAACGCAAAATTTTGGTCAAATAATTAATATTACCTCTGTAGCTGGCTTAGTCAATTTACCACTTGGTAATTTTTACCATTCAACTAAACAAGCGGTTGAAAGTTTTTCAGAATGTATGGCTTATGAGTTATATCCTTTTAACATAAGTGTTTCAACCGTTCAATTTGGAAATGCTCCAACAGCTTTTCAAAAAAATGTAACAAAATGTCAAAACACAGATATTTGTTCCTATAACAATCTAATGAATAAAATTTCAATTCTATTGGAGAAAAAATCATGCAAGAATACCGATTTACCTCAAAAAATTGTTGAAAAATTATACCAAATAGCTGAAAATCCAAATCACAACTTTAGACGATACACTGTTGGGTTTGATGCAAATTTTATGAAAACTTTCCGAAGAATTACTGGGTATAAACTATTCAATTTAATCATTAGAAAAAAAACCATAGAGCGTTAATTTATACTTTCAATCAATAATCCCGTAACATTTTTTTAGTTTAAACTACTTATTTATAAATTTTAAAAATTATAATAATGATTGCACACGAAATAGATTACCATATTTATGGGGAAGAAATGCAATATGTAGAGATTGAATTAGATCCTCAAGAAGTTGTTATTGCAGAAGCAGGCGGATTTATGATGATGGAAGACGGTATTAAAATGGAAACCATTTTTGGAGACGGCAGCCAACAACAACAAGGATTCATGGGTAAATTGTTATCAGCTGGTAAACGCGTTTTAACCGGTGAGAGTTTATTTATGACGGCATTTCAAAATCAAGGATTAGGTAAGAAAAAAGTTTCTTTTGCATCTCCTTACCCTGGAAAAATTATTGCCATTGATTTAAGAGAATACAACGGCAAATTTATCTGTCAAAAAGATGCCTTTTTATGTGCAGCTAAAGGTGTATCCGTTGGAATAGAATTCTCTAAAAAAATAGGTCGTGCTTTATTTGGAGGAGAAGGATTCATTATGCAAAAAATTGAAGGTGATGGAATGGCATTTGTGCATTCAGGAGGAACTTTAGCTAAAAAAGTATTGGCTCCAGGTGAAGTCATGCGAATCGATACGGGTTGTGTGGTAGGATATACACAAGATGTTGATTTTGATATTGAATTTGTTGGTGGAATTAAGAATACTATTTTTGGCGGCGAAGGTATGTTTTATGCTACTTTACGCGGACCTGGAACGGTATACATTCAATCGTTACCATTTAGCCGTTTAGCAGGAAGAATTTTAGCCAATGCTCCTCAGAATGGTGGTGGAAAAGAAGAAGGAAGTTTATTAGGTGGCGTAGGTCGATTATTAGACGGAGATAATTTTTAATACAAAAGGCTGCAGTTGCAGCCTTTTTCATTTTATTTCTTAACCTTTTTTATTCCCATATTAAACAACGTAAATGCTTGCAGATCTACTTGTTCATTTATAATTGCTTGTGTTGATTTACCCGCACCATGTCCGGCATTCACATCTATCCTAATTAAAGTTGGATTACTTCCCGTTTGCTTGTCTTGTAATTCAGCAGCAAACTTAAAACTATGAGCAGGAACTACTCTATCATCATGATCTCCAGTAGTCACTAATGTTGCTGGATATTGAATTCCTTTCTTCACATTATGTACCGGTGAATATCCTTTAATGTATTCAAACATTTCTTTACTTTGTTCACTTGTTCCATAATCATAGGCCCAACCTGCTCCTGCCGTAAACGTATGATAACGCAACATATCTAAAACACCCACTGCTGGCAAAGCTACTTTGAATAAATCTGGATGTTGAGTCATACAAGCACCCACTAATAATCCTCCATTTGAACCTCCTTTAATTGCAAGAAAAGATGAAGAAGTATAATTTTTAGAAATTAAAAACTCAGCTGCTGCAATAAAATCATCAAATACATTTTGCTTTTTTAATTGTGTACCTGCATCATGCCATTTCTTTCCATATTCACCACCACCTCTTAAATTGGCTACTGCATAAACACCTCCATTTTCTAACCATACGGCATTTGCCACACTAAAACTTGGTGTTAGACTTACATTAAATCCTCCATAACCATATAAAATGGTTGGATTTTTCCCATTTAACTTCAAGCCTTTTTTGTAGGTTATAATCATAGGAATTTTGGTCCCATCTTTTGAAGTATAAAAAACCTGTTCTGAAATATATTTTTCTGATTTAAAATCAACTTTGGGCTTTTGGTACAATTCCGATTTTCCTGTTTTTACATCCAATGCATAAATAGTCCCTGGTGTAACATAATTTGTAAAAGAATAATACACTATCTTATCTTCTTTTTTTGCAGAGAAACCACTTGCCGTACCAATACCTGGTAATTTAATTTCGCCAAGTAATGCTCCGTCATAATTGTATTGCTTTACTACTGAAAGCGCATCTTTCATATATTGAGCAAAAATAGAGCCTCCCCCAGTTGAAACATTTAAAACATCTTCTGTTTCATCAATTAAATTTAACCAATTAGGTAATTCGGGATTATTCCCGTCCATAATCATTAATCTTTTATTAGGTGCTCCATTATTTGTTAACACATACAA is a window of Flavobacterium indicum GPTSA100-9 = DSM 17447 DNA encoding:
- a CDS encoding GLPGLI family protein, which codes for MKTKIIFVFYFFCNSIFAQQIIFEYSQKINRPSDDLNLKYQLIMEDDKSLAKVKDIKDITQIENHTDFDFGGINDSVVSYVYKNQDFPRFVRISEEKIFKSYSENQMFVSTPDNFKENHKVIKDSLDIFKWEFLEDVNDTIILNFHCKKAKTRFRGRDYVAYYSNEIANFGGPWKFDGLPGFIVKIYSIDGFIDINPISIKINPNYVSIIKNPFENKKFIWFKDLKNVILNEEREHFKRAKSANPYLTSYKKSAGLKTIEDLGLNYERKYE
- the mtgA gene encoding monofunctional biosynthetic peptidoglycan transglycosylase codes for the protein MATKKPISKTKPTSRNNKSNSGKSTWKSKLWRFTWKFALWFNIISLFFVLLYKFVPVPFTPLMVIRYFENSAAGKDIETQHDWVPIEEISKNLQKAVIASEDGNFCKHSGFDFKAMQKAATGNFKGKKLKGGSTISQQTAKNVFLWQGRSYFRKALEAYYTVLIELIWGKERIMEVYLNSIEMGDGVYGAQAACKHWYNKDCKSLTRMQAAGIAAILPNPRKFKPVNSSAYITKKQRRIAQYILLTKLNY
- a CDS encoding SDR family NAD(P)-dependent oxidoreductase; protein product: MNKTVLITGSCGGIGKQTALHFASRNWTVIATMHVCKEIEEFKGISNIYTYGLDVTSTESIESAKNEILKNHKRIDTIINNAGVGYRSFVELSEDEKINMIVNVNWLGVVKICRAFIPILRTQNFGQIINITSVAGLVNLPLGNFYHSTKQAVESFSECMAYELYPFNISVSTVQFGNAPTAFQKNVTKCQNTDICSYNNLMNKISILLEKKSCKNTDLPQKIVEKLYQIAENPNHNFRRYTVGFDANFMKTFRRITGYKLFNLIIRKKTIER
- a CDS encoding TIGR00266 family protein; translation: MIAHEIDYHIYGEEMQYVEIELDPQEVVIAEAGGFMMMEDGIKMETIFGDGSQQQQGFMGKLLSAGKRVLTGESLFMTAFQNQGLGKKKVSFASPYPGKIIAIDLREYNGKFICQKDAFLCAAKGVSVGIEFSKKIGRALFGGEGFIMQKIEGDGMAFVHSGGTLAKKVLAPGEVMRIDTGCVVGYTQDVDFDIEFVGGIKNTIFGGEGMFYATLRGPGTVYIQSLPFSRLAGRILANAPQNGGGKEEGSLLGGVGRLLDGDNF
- a CDS encoding prolyl oligopeptidase family serine peptidase produces the protein MNSKIIVFSLIISASMTAQNSTYPKTRKGNQIDTYFGTEVSDPYRWLEDDRSPETEAWVKEQNKVTFTYLEKIPFRDKLKKRMEKLWNYEKISAPFQEGKFMYFYKNNGLQNQAVLYRKDASGKEEVFLDPNTFSTDGTTSLASVHFTKDGSLVAYAISEAGSDWRKVIVLNAETKEKIGETLVDIKFSGVSWYKNEGFYYSSYDKPTGSELSAKTDQHKLYYHKLGTKQSEDKVVFGGDIKRRYVGGFVTEDNFYLVISAANATSGNELYLVDLTKPKFEIQTIVDNMAYDYDVIDNRGSKLYVLTNNGAPNKRLMIMDGNNPELPNWLNLIDETEDVLNVSTGGGSIFAQYMKDALSVVKQYNYDGALLGEIKLPGIGTASGFSAKKEDKIVYYSFTNYVTPGTIYALDVKTGKSELYQKPKVDFKSEKYISEQVFYTSKDGTKIPMIITYKKGLKLNGKNPTILYGYGGFNVSLTPSFSVANAVWLENGGVYAVANLRGGGEYGKKWHDAGTQLKKQNVFDDFIAAAEFLISKNYTSSSFLAIKGGSNGGLLVGACMTQHPDLFKVALPAVGVLDMLRYHTFTAGAGWAYDYGTSEQSKEMFEYIKGYSPVHNVKKGIQYPATLVTTGDHDDRVVPAHSFKFAAELQDKQTGSNPTLIRIDVNAGHGAGKSTQAIINEQVDLQAFTLFNMGIKKVKK